GGATGACTTCCGCTTCGTTCATCAAGCGGATAACCTGTCCCTCTCCCCGGCCGCGCGGCAGGTAAGGAGAGATCTTTTTGCCGGTAATGTCGTGAGGCGCGGTGGTCTTGAGCCTGGCCAGCGTCCCCCGTTTATCATCCTTCATGACCAGGAGGTTGCGATAACTTAATCCCGGGTAAAATTTGACCGCCTTTCCCCCGATCTCTTTATTCAGCCGGGCAAAGACCCGCCGCGCTTCGGCCGTGGCGACATGGCCCGCGGTAAAATCCTTCATCTTGCCGCCGGCAATGCCGACCAGGTTGCAGCGAAAAGCGACTTCGCCCGGCGCCAGTTTAACGCCGAGGCTTGCCGCTTCCAGCGGGCCGCGGCCGGTGTAATATTTTTTCGGGTCGTAACCGAAGATGCTCATCGCGGCGACGTCGGAGCCGGGTTCCAGCCCGGCCGGGACGTTATTCGTCCAGCCGCACAAGGCGCTCTGCGCCAGATGGTCGAGATTCGGGGTTTTAGCGTATTCCAGCGGGGTTTTGCCGCCCAGCTGTTTGAGCGGCAAGTCCGCCATCCCGTCGCCGATCAGGACGAGGTATTTTGTCATTTTTTCTTGGCGGGAGCGTCCGGGCCAAGCAGGTCGATCTCATCCGGGATCTTGATCTTCACCGCCGGAACGGTCACTTCCCTGGTCGGCGCGGCAATGATCTTTTCTTTGATGAACGAGTTCACTTGCGGCGCCCCGTTCTCCACCGCCGGATAAGCCGCCTTGATCATGACCGTCGAGAGGTTAACGAAATATGACCCCTCCAGGGTCTTGCGGGCTTCGCCGGAGATCATCGTCGTGTCCAGCAGCAGCCGGGCGGCGATCGTGAAGATAAGCAGGAAGATCAGGACAAAAACGATATTCTTGGCTGTTTTCAACAAACCGCCGGCGTTTTTCAAAAGATAGAACAGGATCAAAACGCCGATGACGATGTCAATGACGTTCAGCATCACTTTTTGGCCATCCCTTGCTTGAAGTGTTTCAGCTTGGCCGCCAGCGCCGGGTATTTTAACGCCAGGATCTGGGCCGCCAGGATAGCCGCGTTCTTCGCGCCGTCGATCGCCACCGTCGCCACCGGCACGCCCGGCGGCATCTGGACGATGGAGAACAAGGCGTCATGGCCGCCCAATCCGGCCGAATGGAGCGGGATGCCGATCACCGGCAGGTGCGTGTGCGCCGCCACTACTCCCGGCAGCGCCGCCGCCATCCCGGCCGCCGCGATGATCAGGTCGTAATTCCGCTCGGCGCTTTTGGCGTACTGTTCAACTTGCCTGGGGTTGCGGTGGGCGGAGGCGACGGTGATATCGTAGGCGATGCCGAACGCTTTGAGCTGGGCCTCGGCCTTGGCCAGCGCCGGCAGGTCTGACTTGCTTCCCAGAATGATCCCGACTCTTGGCTTAGCCATTGTTGCGCTCCTTTTATTCAGGAGTCACGGTCATGATCTTGCGGGCCTGTTCCGGATATTTGGCGCAGAAAAGCAATTCCGCTTTGGTCAGCGGCTTTTGCGTGTGCACGTTGGCGTAGCGCGTCAGCTCCAGGACCCGCTCGGCTTCCTTGTCGTCCTTGAACTCGACCTCCAGCTTGCCGTAAACGTTGCGGAATCCTTTGATCCCGCTGTACTCGCCGACGGTGATCAGCCGGCCGGTCTCCACCAGCTCGGGCTCGCCGCGGCCGAGCTCCTCATAATCGTACAGCTCGTAATTGCGCCGGTCCTTGAGCGCCCCGTCGGCGTGGATGCCCGATTCGTGGGCGAACGCGTTCGCCCCTACCCCGACCTGGTTGACCGGGATCGGGATGCGGAAAGCGTAGGAAGCGTAATTGGCGATCTGCCAGGCCTTGTTCAGCTTGATCGTTTCGGGCAGCAGATTCTGGTCGCGCAGGCCGCTGCTGTATTTCAGCGCCAGCAGACAGGAAAGCAGGTCGGCGTTGCCGGCGCGCTCGCCGACCGCGTTGACCGTCGTGTTGATGTAAGCGTCCTGCCCGCCGGCCACTGCGCCCCTGGCCCCCATCACCGAGCAGGCGACCGCCATCCCGAGGTCGTTGTGGCAGTGGAGCTCGATCGGCAACTTGATCTCCTGCGCCAGGATCTTGATCCGGTTGTAGATCGTCTGCGGGTCGTCCGCGCCGAGCGTGTCGCAATAGCGCAGCCGTTTGGCGCCGTGCTCTTTGGCCGCCTTGCCGTATTTGACCAGGTAGTCGAGCTCGGTCCGGGAAGCGTCTTCCGCGTTGACGCCGACCGTTTCGGCGCCGAGCTTATAAGCGGTGTCGACCGCTTCCGCCATGCTGCCGATGATCTGGTCTTCCGACAGTTTCCCCATGAACTTATTCTCCAGCATGATGTTGGAGGTGGAGATCGACAGGTTAAGGTGCTTGATCTTCGGGGTCAGCTTGAAAGAAAGCTCGACGTCTTTCTTGATCGCCCGGGCCCAGCCTTCCAGCTTGATGGGCGAGAGAACGCCCATTGCCGCCAGTTCCAGGTTCGCGTTGAGGTAATTGGTCTCGTGTTTGGTGAAGGGAAAACCGAACTCGGACTGGAAGATCCCCATCTCGTTCAGGTACATGTTAATGATCGTTTTTTCCAGTTTGGCCAGGCCGATCCGCGAGGTCTGGACCCCGTCGCGGTTAGTTACGTCGATGATATAAACCTTTGGCATCTTTTTTCCTCCTTATCCTCTCAAATTATAGCGAAAATTTGTATATTTTTCAAGCCGTGATATACTATGAAAGTCATGCGCAAAATAGTCGGTATTATCGGCCACCCGCTCGGCCACAGCGTCTCGCCGGCCATGCATAACGCGGCCTATCGCGAACTCGGGCTGGATTACGAATACCTGCCGTTCGAGGTCCAGCCGGAAGACCTGCCGGAAGCCCTGAACGGTTTCCGGGCGCTCCACATGGCCGGTTTCAACGTCACCATCCCGCACAAGGAACGGATCGTCCCCCTGCTGGACGAGGTGACCAAGCTTGCCCGGATCATCGGCGCCGTCAATACGGTAGAGAACCAGGACGGCCGGCTGGTCGGCTACAATACGGACGGGCCCGGTTTCCTCAACGCGCTGACGGAAGAGGCGGGTTTCGAACCGAAAGGAAAAGAAGCGGTCGTCCTCGGCGCCGGCGGCGCCGCGCGCGCCGTGGCGATCATGCTGGCCGAGGTCGGGGCGAAAAGGGTGACCGTCACCGATGTCGATGAATTCAAAGGCCAGGAACTGGCTGAATACCTCGGTACCTTGTCAAAAACCAAAGCCACATTTGAAAAGATCGGCAGCGCAAGCCTAAAAGAGTCGATCGCCGGCGCCGACCTGCTCGTCAACGCCACCCCGGTCGGGATGCACCCCAACGTTAATGATTCGCCTTTGCCGGACAAGGTCAAACTGAACAAAAAAACCGTCGTTTACGATCTGGTCTATAATCCGGCGGAGACTAAACTGTTGAAAACCGCCCAAGCTGCCGGCTGCCGGGCAGTGAGCGGCCTCGGGATGCTCGTTCAACAGGGGGCATTGGCCTTCACGGTCCTGACCGGCGAAGAAGCGCCGCTCGAAACGATGTGGAACGCCGCGAAAAAAGCCCTCCGCGCCAACTGACGAAAATCACTACACTTCCGCCCCGCTGAGCGTGGCAATAATCTTGCTGTATTTTCTGCTATGGAAGCCACTGGTGTTGTTGCCCTGCTGGACGACCTCTTAAGCAAGGCGATCGAGCTCGGCGCCTCCGACATTCATCTGGAGCCGCGGGAAGAATTCTTCCGCGTCCGTTTCCGGGTCGACGGGCTGCTGCAGGACGGGGCCCCGGTCAATAAGCACAAACAGGCCGCCCTGCTCTCCCGGGTCAAGGTCCTGGTTAACCTGGACATCGCGGAAAACCGGCTGCCGCAGGACGGGCGGGCAACGAGCAAGCATCACGACCTGCGGGTCTCGATCCTGCCGACGATCCACGGGGAAAAAGCGGTCATCCGCCTGCTTAACCGGAAACACGCGCACTGGCGCCTCGACCAGCTCGGCCTCGAGTCCCGCGATCTGGCGAACTACCGGTCGCTGATCAATAAAAAAACCGGTCTGCTCCTGGTGACCGGGCCGACCGGTTCGGGTAAAACAACGACTTTATACGCCACCCTGGCCGAACTGAATTCCAAAGAAGTGAACATTGTGACGATCGAGGACCCGGTGGAATACCAATTGCCGGGAATCAACCAGGTCCCGGTCAATACCAAGTCCGGCCTGACGTTCGCCCGGGGCTTGCGCTCCATCCTCCGGCAGGATCCCGACATCATCATGATCGGCGAGATCCGCGACCTGGAAACGGCGCGGATCGCCATTCAGGCCGCCCTGACGGGGCACCTGGTCCTGGCCACCCTGCATACTAATGACGCTCCCTCGGCGGTCACCCGGCTGGTGGAAATGGGGATCGAAAGTTTTTTAGTGGAAGCGACCG
This window of the Candidatus Margulisiibacteriota bacterium genome carries:
- a CDS encoding cofactor-independent phosphoglycerate mutase produces the protein MTKYLVLIGDGMADLPLKQLGGKTPLEYAKTPNLDHLAQSALCGWTNNVPAGLEPGSDVAAMSIFGYDPKKYYTGRGPLEAASLGVKLAPGEVAFRCNLVGIAGGKMKDFTAGHVATAEARRVFARLNKEIGGKAVKFYPGLSYRNLLVMKDDKRGTLARLKTTAPHDITGKKISPYLPRGRGEGQVIRLMNEAEVILHQLGSKATLIWPWGQGATPHLPSFRARFGKRAAIITAVHLLKGLGKTLGMSVLDVPGATGYLDTNFRGKAEYALRALRRHDVVFVHVEAPDEAGHEGNVRHKIKAIEDFDRLVVGTILKKVKSQKLKVKILVLPDHPTPIKYMTHTRADVPFLIYDSRDDGEPTGIAAYNERALQRSKFRVAAGARLLEQLFEGP
- the purE gene encoding 5-(carboxyamino)imidazole ribonucleotide mutase, encoding MAKPRVGIILGSKSDLPALAKAEAQLKAFGIAYDITVASAHRNPRQVEQYAKSAERNYDLIIAAAGMAAALPGVVAAHTHLPVIGIPLHSAGLGGHDALFSIVQMPPGVPVATVAIDGAKNAAILAAQILALKYPALAAKLKHFKQGMAKK
- a CDS encoding homocitrate synthase, with amino-acid sequence MPKVYIIDVTNRDGVQTSRIGLAKLEKTIINMYLNEMGIFQSEFGFPFTKHETNYLNANLELAAMGVLSPIKLEGWARAIKKDVELSFKLTPKIKHLNLSISTSNIMLENKFMGKLSEDQIIGSMAEAVDTAYKLGAETVGVNAEDASRTELDYLVKYGKAAKEHGAKRLRYCDTLGADDPQTIYNRIKILAQEIKLPIELHCHNDLGMAVACSVMGARGAVAGGQDAYINTTVNAVGERAGNADLLSCLLALKYSSGLRDQNLLPETIKLNKAWQIANYASYAFRIPIPVNQVGVGANAFAHESGIHADGALKDRRNYELYDYEELGRGEPELVETGRLITVGEYSGIKGFRNVYGKLEVEFKDDKEAERVLELTRYANVHTQKPLTKAELLFCAKYPEQARKIMTVTPE
- a CDS encoding shikimate dehydrogenase; its protein translation is MRKIVGIIGHPLGHSVSPAMHNAAYRELGLDYEYLPFEVQPEDLPEALNGFRALHMAGFNVTIPHKERIVPLLDEVTKLARIIGAVNTVENQDGRLVGYNTDGPGFLNALTEEAGFEPKGKEAVVLGAGGAARAVAIMLAEVGAKRVTVTDVDEFKGQELAEYLGTLSKTKATFEKIGSASLKESIAGADLLVNATPVGMHPNVNDSPLPDKVKLNKKTVVYDLVYNPAETKLLKTAQAAGCRAVSGLGMLVQQGALAFTVLTGEEAPLETMWNAAKKALRAN
- a CDS encoding GspE/PulE family protein, with amino-acid sequence MEATGVVALLDDLLSKAIELGASDIHLEPREEFFRVRFRVDGLLQDGAPVNKHKQAALLSRVKVLVNLDIAENRLPQDGRATSKHHDLRVSILPTIHGEKAVIRLLNRKHAHWRLDQLGLESRDLANYRSLINKKTGLLLVTGPTGSGKTTTLYATLAELNSKEVNIVTIEDPVEYQLPGINQVPVNTKSGLTFARGLRSILRQDPDIIMIGEIRDLETARIAIQAALTGHLVLATLHTNDAPSAVTRLVEMGIESFLVEATVIGVVAQRLVRTLTGGALKGRTGLYEILIGSRVTAERRTMADDGRDKIERGITTLAEVARVLSD